The nucleotide window AAAGAAACAGAAGAAGGAGTATTACTAGAGTAATGTAGCGTTAAGTGTGTTTTAGCTTTTTAATATCTTTATAAAGGGTTAATAATCATGTGACCACACTTAAAAATCAAACAATTTTAATGATTTTAAATTAAATGATTTGAATTTTTTAGAAATTCAAGTTAGGAGGACTATTGTCTTTTTTAGAGTTGTTTTAAGAACACTTGTATTATTAAAGAAGTATTAAAATCAGTGGTTTTTTCAATTTTAAAATAGTAAGAATTGAAAAAAATATCAAAAAAATATCAAAAAAAAAGTAAAATAAAAATTAAAAACAGAACACTTAAACTAATAGATAAAAATGGAAAGTATTATTAATGTATCGTACATAATTAATGGTATAATGGCCTTTATAGGTGTATTATATTTAGGAATAGTTGTTTACCAAAAGATGAAGAAAAAAAGAACTATTCTTTTTACCAAAGAAAATATATTGAATTATTTCTTAGGTTTTTTAGTGCTGGCACCAATATTGGCAGTTTTATATATCATACCTATAGTATTTTATGATCCTAATTTTTGGTTAGAAGGAACTTCTCAGTATATAGAAGCTAGAAAAGGAATATATAGCTTTGGCGTAGGGGTTTTATGTTTTTATGCAGTGTTAAGAGCGTCAATTTTTATGCCTCATGAAAATGAGTATTATAATATTACTCCAAAATTACTATTCTTAAGTTTATTTCCTGGTGTAGCTAGTGCAATTAACGTGATGATTATAAGTAAGTTTCTTACAAATGATTATGATGCGAAATACTTTTTGTTATTTTTCTTAATAAACACTTTTATTTATGTAATAACTACAAGAATTAGTAAAAGGGAAACTGTAAATCTAGGAATCTTAACAGCACATAAGTTTAATCTTTTAATAATAGATAAAATTTTTAAAACACCATATAGAAAGCAAGAGGAAGTAAAGGAAGGAAAGATGTATACCATACTAAATGATGATATAAGAACAATTTTCTCTTTTTCACAAGATATAATTTTAACATATACAAACTTGATAACTTTAATTGTAGTTCAAGTCTATTTATTTACTATTGATTGGGCTAGTTCATTAGCACTTTTAGGAATCATAGTTTTTGTAATGGGGTTTCTTGCTATACTAGTACCACGTCTTAATAAAACAGGAAATATAGCAAGAGAAAAAAGAGAAGAGTATTCGGAGTTTATATCCGGGCTAATAAAAGGATTTAAAGAACTAGTTTTACATAAAGTTAAGATAGGTAAATATAAAAAAGACATGGAGGAATCTAGTAAAGTGTCTTATAGTGCAAGTCAAGATTATGCTAATGTTGGAATTGATGCAAATGTATTTTCAGAGTTATCTTTTACAATAGCTATGGGAGCATCATGTTTGGTTTTTCCTTTAATTTTTAATCTAGATAAACAAATAATAACTGCTTATGTTTTGGTTGTTTTATTTTTAATGGGACCAGTTACAATAATCTTAAACGGATTACCTCAAGTAGTTCGTCTTAAAGTGTCATTAGATAGAATTAAAGCATTTATAAAAGATGCAGAGATAGAAGATGAAACTTCAAATGAGTTAATAGATAGAAATGTAATTCCTTTTGTTACAAGTATAGAAGTTAAAGATGTTTCTTTTACTTATGATAATGAAGATGAGAGTATGAATTATGGAATTGGACCAATAAATTTTAAAGCTAATAAAGGTGAGTTAGTTTTTATAATTGGAGGTAACGGTAGTGGAAAAACAACGTTTTTAAAATTGTTAACAGGTCTTTATAAACCTAATTCAGGGAACATTCTTATAAATGATATGGAAACAAGTAGAAAAATGTTAGGTGAGTGTTTTTCAGTTATTTATAGTGATTCTTATTTGTTTAAAAAATTATATGACCTTAAAGAAGATAGACTTAATCAAGTAAATGAATGGTTAGATGTATTACAGTTATCTGATAAGGTTACTATTGAGAACG belongs to Tenacibaculum sp. MAR_2010_89 and includes:
- a CDS encoding cyclic peptide export ABC transporter; the encoded protein is MESIINVSYIINGIMAFIGVLYLGIVVYQKMKKKRTILFTKENILNYFLGFLVLAPILAVLYIIPIVFYDPNFWLEGTSQYIEARKGIYSFGVGVLCFYAVLRASIFMPHENEYYNITPKLLFLSLFPGVASAINVMIISKFLTNDYDAKYFLLFFLINTFIYVITTRISKRETVNLGILTAHKFNLLIIDKIFKTPYRKQEEVKEGKMYTILNDDIRTIFSFSQDIILTYTNLITLIVVQVYLFTIDWASSLALLGIIVFVMGFLAILVPRLNKTGNIAREKREEYSEFISGLIKGFKELVLHKVKIGKYKKDMEESSKVSYSASQDYANVGIDANVFSELSFTIAMGASCLVFPLIFNLDKQIITAYVLVVLFLMGPVTIILNGLPQVVRLKVSLDRIKAFIKDAEIEDETSNELIDRNVIPFVTSIEVKDVSFTYDNEDESMNYGIGPINFKANKGELVFIIGGNGSGKTTFLKLLTGLYKPNSGNILINDMETSRKMLGECFSVIYSDSYLFKKLYDLKEDRLNQVNEWLDVLQLSDKVTIENGVFSTIALSKGQRKRLSILKSYLEDRPVYFFDEVAADLDPEFRDFFYNDLLVKLREEGKILIIISHDDKYFSLADSIYKMDMGQLSHQTIDTLVLFE